One part of the Desulfonema ishimotonii genome encodes these proteins:
- the rfaE2 gene encoding D-glycero-beta-D-manno-heptose 1-phosphate adenylyltransferase, protein MPCKIMPDWQALARTLEEFRRSGKTIVFTNGCFDLLHVGHVRYLTAARSQGDVLVLGLNSDASVRAIKGEKRPVVPQEERAEVVAGLACVDFVTLFDAPDPLALIQTLKPDVLVKGADWAEDRIIGADVVKAGGGRVARIDVVPGASTTGIIERIVGRYAPDPGHSS, encoded by the coding sequence ATGCCGTGTAAAATCATGCCGGACTGGCAGGCACTCGCCCGGACCCTGGAGGAATTCCGCCGGTCCGGCAAGACCATCGTTTTCACCAACGGCTGCTTTGATCTCCTCCATGTGGGACACGTCCGCTATCTCACTGCCGCCCGTTCCCAGGGGGATGTGCTGGTTCTCGGCCTCAACTCCGACGCCTCTGTCCGGGCCATCAAGGGGGAAAAGCGCCCCGTGGTCCCCCAGGAAGAGCGGGCCGAAGTGGTAGCCGGTCTGGCGTGTGTCGATTTCGTGACCCTCTTTGACGCGCCGGACCCGCTGGCGCTGATTCAGACCCTGAAGCCGGACGTGCTGGTCAAGGGGGCGGACTGGGCCGAGGACCGGATCATCGGCGCGGATGTTGTCAAAGCAGGCGGGGGAAGAGTGGCACGGATTGACGTGGTGCCGGGCGCATCCACAACCGGCATTATCGAACGCATTGTCGGGCGCTACGCCCCTGACCCGGGCCATTCATCATAA
- a CDS encoding carbon-nitrogen family hydrolase: MKDRQQAFRGGFVQFDVKLGETDANLAAVTAYIEELAQQGVSLAVLPEMWTCGFDNDNLPAHARRTPEILVQLGRLAVRHRMIIAGSMPESDGDRVFNTLYLIDADGSPAGAYRKVHLFSVTGENRYFAAGDRNVVCDTSLGRIGLMTCYDLRFPELCRALTLRGAGLILVPAQWPDTRIDRWDVLARARAIENQVYLIGCNRCGTENNTVFSGHSLIADPSGEVLQWLENGESGIRYADIRPDRIRKIREYMPSLKERMPEAYAV, translated from the coding sequence ATGAAAGACCGACAACAGGCATTCCGGGGCGGGTTTGTCCAGTTTGACGTGAAACTCGGAGAGACAGACGCGAATCTGGCTGCGGTGACGGCATATATTGAGGAACTGGCGCAGCAGGGCGTAAGCCTGGCCGTTCTTCCGGAGATGTGGACCTGCGGGTTTGACAACGACAATCTGCCTGCCCATGCCCGGAGAACGCCGGAGATTCTGGTGCAACTCGGCAGGCTCGCCGTCCGCCACCGGATGATCATCGCCGGGTCCATGCCCGAAAGCGACGGAGACCGGGTGTTCAACACCCTCTACCTGATCGACGCGGACGGATCGCCGGCCGGGGCCTATCGCAAGGTACACCTTTTTTCCGTCACCGGGGAGAACCGCTACTTTGCCGCCGGGGACCGGAACGTGGTCTGCGACACCTCCCTGGGCCGAATCGGCCTGATGACCTGCTACGATCTGCGCTTCCCGGAACTCTGCCGGGCACTGACCCTCAGAGGCGCAGGGCTGATTCTCGTCCCGGCCCAGTGGCCCGATACCCGCATTGACCGATGGGACGTGCTGGCGCGGGCCAGGGCCATTGAGAATCAGGTCTACCTGATCGGCTGCAACCGCTGCGGCACGGAAAATAACACCGTTTTCTCCGGCCACTCCCTTATCGCAGACCCGTCAGGAGAGGTGCTGCAATGGTTGGAAAACGGTGAATCCGGTATCCGGTATGCGGACATCCGCCCTGACCGAATCCGGAAAATCCGGGAATACATGCCCAGCCTGAAAGAAAGGATGCCCGAAGCCTATGCCGTGTAA
- a CDS encoding RNase A-like domain-containing protein, with the protein MKTMLRRTLGVSGLMMFILLAILPFLFPAGASARKEKGADLRVHEKKGGHTIARHVGKSDQDLIRRLKKNRRISAASTFSTLSDAEEAVGDTLSENKKRVRKWAASAGEKERLVIKGSGRGRGIHRKDFNAAIKQDEPDRALRAAIRKRTRCRVVLQADGMGGYFVLTAYPE; encoded by the coding sequence ATGAAAACAATGTTACGCCGGACACTCGGAGTGTCCGGCCTTATGATGTTCATCCTTTTGGCCATCCTGCCCTTTCTGTTTCCGGCAGGCGCGTCGGCCAGAAAGGAAAAAGGGGCTGACCTCCGCGTTCATGAGAAAAAAGGGGGCCACACCATTGCGCGCCATGTGGGAAAATCGGACCAGGATTTAATCCGCCGGCTGAAAAAAAACAGGCGAATCAGTGCGGCCAGCACCTTTTCCACCCTGTCAGATGCGGAAGAAGCGGTCGGGGACACCCTGTCAGAAAATAAGAAGAGGGTCAGAAAATGGGCAGCATCCGCCGGGGAAAAGGAGCGGCTGGTCATAAAGGGCAGCGGCAGGGGCCGGGGAATCCATCGGAAGGATTTCAATGCGGCCATAAAACAGGATGAGCCGGACAGGGCGCTCAGGGCCGCAATCAGAAAGCGGACCCGGTGCAGAGTCGTTCTTCAGGCCGACGGCATGGGCGGCTATTTCGTTCTCACCGCATACCCGGAGTAA
- a CDS encoding contact-dependent growth inhibition system immunity protein, translated as MSFEKKYPNLCQFIGAWFPDADFEDLSDGQIVSRFCKAAGPEKVAEVIREGRRLLKQDRHFLNELGDLANIWMEDDAEAEAWLMDILHHLQDFSD; from the coding sequence ATGTCATTTGAAAAAAAATACCCGAATCTCTGCCAGTTTATCGGCGCGTGGTTCCCGGATGCCGATTTTGAAGACCTTTCGGACGGACAGATCGTCAGCAGATTCTGCAAAGCCGCCGGCCCGGAAAAGGTCGCCGAGGTGATCCGGGAGGGCAGACGCCTTTTGAAACAGGACCGGCATTTTCTGAACGAACTGGGCGATCTTGCCAACATATGGATGGAAGATGACGCAGAGGCAGAAGCATGGCTGATGGACATTTTACACCACTTGCAGGACTTTTCCGACTGA
- a CDS encoding ADP-ribosylglycohydrolase family protein yields the protein MRKRTLNHIRGCLAGGAVGDALGAPVEFMSLKEIRDQFGPDGISEYAPAYGRKGAITDDTQMTLFTAEGLILSRVRADKKISTSLVEFVYQAYLRWLSTQEQTEKDHMIQQYGVCTMVDGILITRPELFSIRAPGNSCLSALKSGHMGTVETPANSSKGCGGVMRIAPVGYFLPPDQVFDAACAIAAITHGHPTGYLTAGCLAQIISGVSHGATLPEAIRYAVQMLKTKSGHEETLAAIQAALRALKTAPVSPETVETLGAGWIAEEALAIGLYSALASGGDFGKGLRLAVNHSGDSDSTGAITGNLLGAVLGLEAIPEKYLTGLELLDTIEELAEDLFNRMADGGKQPGAEQ from the coding sequence ATGAGGAAACGCACACTCAACCACATCAGGGGCTGTCTCGCAGGCGGCGCAGTCGGTGACGCACTGGGCGCACCGGTGGAATTCATGTCTCTGAAAGAGATCCGGGACCAGTTCGGGCCGGACGGCATCTCGGAATATGCCCCGGCTTACGGCAGAAAAGGGGCCATTACGGACGACACCCAGATGACGCTCTTCACGGCAGAAGGGCTGATCCTCTCCCGCGTCCGGGCGGATAAAAAAATCTCCACCTCCCTGGTGGAATTTGTGTACCAGGCCTACCTGAGATGGCTTTCCACCCAGGAGCAGACGGAAAAAGACCACATGATTCAGCAATACGGGGTCTGCACAATGGTGGACGGGATACTCATCACCCGGCCCGAACTCTTTTCAATCCGGGCACCGGGCAATTCCTGCCTCTCAGCCCTGAAAAGCGGTCACATGGGCACCGTGGAGACACCTGCCAACAGCAGCAAGGGATGTGGCGGTGTTATGCGGATCGCGCCCGTGGGATACTTTCTGCCCCCGGACCAGGTCTTTGACGCGGCCTGCGCCATTGCGGCCATCACCCACGGCCATCCCACCGGTTATCTGACGGCCGGCTGCCTGGCGCAGATCATCAGCGGGGTCAGTCACGGGGCGACGCTGCCGGAAGCCATCAGATATGCGGTTCAGATGCTTAAAACAAAATCGGGCCACGAGGAAACACTGGCGGCCATTCAGGCGGCGCTCAGGGCATTGAAAACCGCGCCGGTGTCACCGGAAACCGTGGAGACGCTGGGGGCAGGATGGATCGCTGAGGAAGCCCTGGCCATCGGCCTGTACTCTGCCCTGGCGTCCGGGGGAGACTTTGGCAAAGGTCTCCGTCTGGCGGTCAACCACAGCGGCGACTCGGACAGCACGGGCGCGATTACCGGAAATCTCCTGGGGGCGGTACTGGGACTGGAGGCCATCCCCGAAAAATATCTGACCGGCCTTGAGTTGCTGGACACCATTGAAGAGCTGGCCGAGGATCTGTTTAACCGGATGGCCGATGGGGGAAAACAGCCCGGTGCGGAGCAGTAG
- a CDS encoding DNA methyltransferase, giving the protein MFKSSGISQQRELPFQCLETELRLDAELWKGSYNGKESKLHQLSPYVGKLKSGMVHVLLNLYSKPGESVLDPFSGSGVVPLEAVLNGRRAFANDLSPYAYTLTRGKLEAPENLVLAMEKAQKVLKEVRQKASTVNLEEIPNWISVFFHPDTLKEIVSAFKILREREDYFLLSCLLGILHHVRPGFLSYPSSHLVPYLRTKKYPPDQYPEMYEYRDLQSRLIAKVRRAYRYPLPSGIWKNRRYKVWQVNAMNLPIPDESIDTIISSPPYFGALDYARDNRLRLWFLGCEDWKALDEKLTANSKVYIPQMSECLKEMFRVLKSNGYCVLVLGDVERDGKIRRTAEVLADIAIEISNRQFIIETIYDDKIPDDRRSRRRTKTTKFERILVMKKT; this is encoded by the coding sequence ATGTTTAAAAGTTCTGGCATTTCACAGCAACGGGAATTACCATTTCAGTGCCTGGAAACAGAGCTCCGGCTTGACGCTGAACTATGGAAAGGCTCCTATAACGGCAAAGAAAGCAAACTGCATCAGCTTTCACCGTATGTGGGGAAACTCAAATCCGGCATGGTCCATGTATTGCTGAACCTATATTCCAAACCCGGTGAATCCGTGCTGGACCCCTTTTCCGGTTCAGGCGTTGTGCCGCTGGAGGCTGTCTTAAATGGCCGACGGGCATTTGCAAACGATCTTAGTCCCTATGCTTATACGCTGACAAGAGGAAAGCTCGAAGCCCCTGAAAATCTGGTATTGGCAATGGAAAAAGCACAAAAAGTGCTTAAGGAGGTCAGACAAAAGGCCTCGACTGTCAACCTTGAAGAGATCCCGAATTGGATTAGCGTTTTTTTTCATCCCGATACATTGAAAGAGATTGTTTCTGCATTTAAAATTTTAAGAGAACGGGAAGATTATTTTTTATTGTCCTGTTTGCTTGGCATTCTTCATCATGTAAGGCCGGGATTTCTCTCGTATCCTTCAAGTCATCTCGTTCCGTATCTGCGAACAAAAAAGTATCCGCCTGATCAATATCCTGAAATGTATGAGTACCGGGATTTACAATCAAGGCTCATTGCAAAAGTCAGAAGAGCTTACCGCTATCCCTTGCCCAGTGGTATCTGGAAAAATCGTCGCTATAAGGTTTGGCAAGTCAATGCGATGAATCTCCCCATCCCGGACGAATCTATTGATACGATTATTTCAAGTCCTCCGTATTTTGGGGCATTGGATTATGCCAGAGACAACAGGCTTCGGCTGTGGTTTCTTGGCTGTGAAGACTGGAAAGCACTGGATGAAAAACTCACGGCAAATAGCAAGGTATATATTCCCCAGATGTCAGAATGCTTAAAAGAGATGTTCAGGGTTCTTAAATCTAACGGATACTGTGTACTCGTGTTAGGTGATGTTGAAAGGGATGGAAAAATCAGACGTACCGCAGAGGTCCTTGCAGATATAGCGATCGAGATATCAAACCGTCAATTTATCATTGAAACGATATATGATGATAAGATACCGGATGATAGGCGGTCTCGGAGGAGAACAAAGACGACTAAATTTGAGCGCATTCTAGTCATGAAAAAAACATAA
- a CDS encoding IS630 family transposase (programmed frameshift): protein MVESSENRPSQNYLQVQKYIIRLTNEEREYLNELVRKGKTAAYKIRHANMLLKTDEDASGWTDKQTAEAFSAHRCTVAGIRQRFVEKGLEAALGRKKQSAPSRKRIPDGEGEARLIALSCSESPEGRSRWTLRLLADKVAESEIAGSVSHETVRQTLKKNELKPHLQKCQMIPPTQNGEFVGRMEDIIELYCLPYDPEILLVCMDEQSRQLIGETGKIIAAEPGRPERSDYEYERNGTANIFMFAEPLSGRRHVSVTERRTASDRAEEIKELAEVRYPDARLIRLVCDNLNTHKIGSLYETFPPEQARRIAKRLEIHYTPKHGSWLNIAEIELSALTVQCLTRRIPDIEALRNETNAWEKRRNENQKTVDWQFTTEDARIRFRRLCPKFNS, encoded by the exons GTGGTTGAATCGTCAGAAAACAGGCCATCACAGAATTATTTACAGGTACAAAAATATATTATCCGTCTGACGAATGAGGAACGTGAATATCTTAACGAGTTGGTGAGGAAGGGGAAAACTGCCGCATATAAGATCAGACATGCGAATATGCTTCTGAAAACCGATGAGGATGCTTCCGGGTGGACTGACAAACAGACAGCGGAAGCATTCTCCGCACATAGATGTACCGTTGCGGGAATCCGGCAGCGTTTTGTTGAAAAAGGGTTGGAAGCCGCTCTTGGCAGGAAAAAACAGTCTGCTCCTTCCCGCAAACGGATACCTGACGGAGAAGGGGAGGCCCGTCTGATCGCTCTGAGTTGCAGTGAGTCGCCGGAAGGACGTTCCCGATGGACGTTGCGTCTTCTGGCAGACAAAGTGGCCGAATCGGAGATTGCCGGTTCGGTTTCCCATGAAACCGTGAGGCAGACCTTAAA AAAAAACGAACTGAAACCTCATCTGCAAAAATGCCAGATGATTCCGCCGACGCAAAACGGGGAATTCGTGGGACGTATGGAAGATATTATCGAACTGTACTGCCTGCCGTACGATCCCGAAATTCTTCTGGTATGTATGGACGAACAGTCCCGTCAGCTGATCGGTGAGACAGGGAAAATCATTGCTGCCGAACCCGGCAGACCCGAACGTTCGGACTACGAATACGAACGCAACGGAACGGCGAACATATTCATGTTCGCAGAACCGCTCAGCGGACGGAGGCATGTCAGTGTGACAGAGAGGAGAACAGCATCGGACCGGGCTGAGGAGATAAAGGAACTCGCGGAGGTCCGTTATCCCGATGCCAGACTGATCCGCCTTGTATGCGACAATCTGAACACCCATAAAATCGGTTCTCTTTATGAGACATTCCCGCCCGAACAGGCAAGACGGATTGCAAAACGTCTTGAAATTCATTACACACCGAAACATGGGAGTTGGCTGAACATTGCCGAGATAGAACTCAGCGCACTGACAGTGCAATGTCTCACACGCCGGATTCCGGATATTGAAGCATTACGCAATGAAACAAACGCTTGGGAAAAAAGGCGGAACGAGAACCAAAAAACTGTTGATTGGCAATTTACCACCGAAGATGCCCGTATCAGATTCAGACGTCTCTGTCCCAAATTCAACTCATAA
- a CDS encoding aldo/keto reductase: protein MLYRKMPKNGDELSILGFGCMRLPVTEERQIDEPRAIRQIRDAIDRGVNYLDTAWPYHAGESENVLGRALADGYRDRVKIATKLPSWMIRIREDMDTYLNAQLEKLKTDHIDYYLLHALAGDSWDHLESLGVAEFLDKARSDGRIVNAGFSFHGVLEDFKRIVDGYPWEFCQIQYNFLDEENQAGTEGLKYAASKDLGVVIMEPLRGGNLGLPTPPPDVEAIWKTSPVKRTPVEWALRWVWNHPEVTVVLSGMNEEAHIEENLAIAAQAFPNSLTEDDIKRIESAGRKYKTLMKVGCTGCGYCMPCPSDVSIPGCFEVYNKLHMFGNVEEAKVMYAVRMSGIIRDGSPSYASQCVQCGECLEKCPQHIEIPDFLEKVAEELEDSELEQRVAMAKKMLNIT, encoded by the coding sequence ATGCTGTACAGAAAAATGCCGAAAAACGGGGACGAACTTTCAATTCTGGGGTTTGGCTGTATGCGCCTCCCTGTGACAGAGGAGCGGCAGATTGACGAACCACGGGCGATCCGCCAGATTCGCGATGCCATTGACCGGGGCGTCAATTACCTGGATACGGCATGGCCCTATCATGCGGGGGAAAGCGAAAATGTACTGGGGCGCGCCCTGGCTGACGGCTACCGCGACAGGGTGAAAATTGCCACCAAACTCCCCTCCTGGATGATCAGAATCCGCGAGGATATGGACACATACCTCAACGCCCAGTTGGAGAAGCTTAAAACGGATCACATTGATTATTACCTGCTCCACGCGCTTGCCGGGGATTCATGGGATCATCTTGAATCGCTCGGTGTGGCGGAGTTTCTTGACAAAGCCAGATCAGACGGGCGCATTGTCAATGCCGGTTTTTCTTTCCACGGTGTGCTTGAAGATTTCAAACGGATCGTGGATGGGTACCCCTGGGAATTTTGTCAGATTCAGTATAATTTTCTCGATGAGGAAAATCAGGCCGGTACCGAAGGTCTGAAATATGCCGCGTCCAAAGATCTGGGCGTGGTGATTATGGAACCGCTTCGCGGCGGCAACCTGGGACTGCCCACACCGCCGCCGGATGTGGAGGCCATCTGGAAGACATCACCGGTAAAGCGGACGCCTGTGGAGTGGGCGCTGCGCTGGGTGTGGAACCATCCCGAAGTCACCGTCGTGCTTTCCGGGATGAACGAAGAGGCCCACATTGAAGAAAATCTGGCCATCGCGGCGCAGGCGTTTCCGAATTCCCTGACGGAAGATGACATAAAACGGATTGAGAGCGCCGGCCGGAAATATAAAACGCTGATGAAAGTCGGCTGTACCGGCTGCGGCTATTGTATGCCCTGTCCCTCGGATGTCTCCATTCCCGGCTGTTTCGAGGTCTATAACAAGCTGCACATGTTCGGCAATGTGGAAGAGGCAAAAGTCATGTACGCTGTACGCATGAGCGGCATCATCAGGGACGGCTCCCCTTCCTATGCGTCTCAATGCGTTCAATGCGGCGAATGTCTGGAGAAATGTCCCCAGCATATTGAAATTCCCGACTTTCTGGAAAAGGTCGCTGAAGAGCTGGAAGATTCGGAGCTGGAACAAAGGGTGGCTATGGCAAAAAAAATGCTCAATATCACCTGA
- a CDS encoding J domain-containing protein, with product MYLAQKRIKGRTHYFIRESYADDEVFRSRDLFELGTDPDQYIVYPGGNSYYVRDEVRDRLGEMGIEPDEEEMDDIFWPFLEPDIRRSLDFFRQRSAMSREKKPSAKSGAQFHLFDRRRIHYLRYAQMDQGYIGRVAPKLFNVLCDKSRDEIEQYFIGAERILKQRELKSYIFVIFDLQKHFTESFAKTMPQGLEQNAVDLFFLRDVCVLNDDQKFWTGMEINGNLHDYLIRYVTMFFDHDYGSSTYLDDLVQEWINSHRTYHPPRKKTNVTVKEASTIFGVMESDLRKMSRRELSRLFRRKAQALHPDKGGDSDAFIRLTEAYQNLRERKK from the coding sequence GTGTATCTGGCACAAAAAAGAATTAAAGGCAGAACCCATTATTTTATAAGGGAATCCTATGCGGATGACGAGGTGTTCCGCAGCCGGGATCTGTTTGAACTGGGCACAGACCCCGATCAATACATCGTTTATCCGGGCGGGAATTCCTATTACGTCCGGGATGAGGTCAGAGACCGCCTCGGCGAGATGGGCATTGAGCCGGACGAAGAGGAGATGGATGATATTTTCTGGCCATTTCTGGAACCGGATATTCGCCGGAGTCTTGATTTTTTCCGCCAGCGCAGCGCCATGTCCCGGGAAAAAAAGCCATCTGCCAAATCCGGGGCACAGTTTCACCTGTTTGACCGGCGGCGTATCCATTACCTGCGCTACGCCCAGATGGATCAGGGGTACATTGGCCGGGTTGCGCCGAAATTGTTCAACGTCCTCTGTGATAAATCACGGGATGAGATCGAGCAGTATTTTATCGGGGCCGAGCGGATCTTAAAACAGCGGGAGCTGAAATCCTATATTTTCGTCATTTTTGACCTGCAAAAGCACTTCACCGAATCTTTCGCCAAAACCATGCCCCAGGGGCTGGAGCAGAACGCCGTGGATCTTTTTTTTCTCCGGGACGTCTGTGTTCTGAACGATGATCAGAAATTCTGGACCGGGATGGAGATCAACGGCAACCTGCATGACTACCTGATTCGTTACGTCACCATGTTTTTTGATCACGACTATGGCAGCAGCACCTATCTTGACGACCTGGTTCAGGAGTGGATCAACAGCCACCGGACCTATCATCCGCCCCGGAAGAAAACAAATGTGACTGTGAAGGAAGCCAGTACCATATTCGGCGTTATGGAAAGCGATCTGCGGAAGATGTCCCGGCGGGAGCTTTCCCGGCTGTTCCGGCGCAAGGCGCAGGCGCTTCACCCGGACAAGGGCGGCGACAGCGACGCCTTTATCCGGCTCACAGAAGCGTATCAGAATCTCCGGGAACGGAAAAAATAG
- a CDS encoding aminoacyl-tRNA deacylase has translation MKKSKGTRATAFLKRKGISFEIIQYDHQEKGAVFAASATGIPLPQTIKTLVTHLDGNRFALALMPGDRELSLKHLARAFSVKRAVMADTATAERLTGYRVGGISPFGVQKNLPVVMEERLVAYDFVVINAGQRGVMLRMNPKDIAEVLDCRLLSLVQE, from the coding sequence ATGAAAAAAAGCAAAGGAACACGCGCCACTGCGTTTTTAAAGCGCAAGGGCATCTCTTTTGAGATTATCCAGTACGATCATCAGGAAAAAGGGGCGGTTTTCGCGGCCAGTGCAACGGGGATTCCCCTGCCGCAGACCATAAAAACGCTGGTCACACATCTGGACGGAAACCGCTTTGCCCTGGCCCTCATGCCCGGAGACAGGGAACTGTCCCTCAAGCATCTTGCCAGGGCTTTTTCCGTCAAGCGGGCCGTCATGGCTGATACGGCCACAGCAGAGCGCCTGACCGGCTATCGGGTGGGCGGCATCAGCCCTTTCGGTGTTCAGAAAAATTTGCCGGTGGTGATGGAGGAGCGGCTGGTGGCATACGATTTTGTGGTCATCAATGCCGGGCAGCGGGGCGTCATGCTGCGGATGAACCCGAAGGATATTGCGGAAGTGCTGGATTGCCGGTTGCTGTCGCTGGTTCAGGAATGA
- a CDS encoding ATP-dependent nuclease, protein MKNIKDLSISFEGKNVTAILGPNGNGKSTILHAIACCFEPQSEDSTNYKFSNFFLPHPHALWQGSEFELFYEYRDGATLYENQNQSYTKSSDRWAPKYARRPERDVIYIGIDSCVPMIESEKRLVRMHYSTNQITKQIINTILEKASIVLNRQYTSFTVNENAQGRKFIGVTSEGVEYTALSMSAGEQKVFHILEKIYKAKNYTLILVDEIDLLLHDLAVSKLIKVISERATSKNLQIVFTTHRESIIDHNDLVNIRHIINKPAKTLCFNESKPDAINRLTGERIRPLEIYVEDDLSHTAIQKIASKLGLKRHVSIKKYGAAINCFTVAAGLLLNGESCENSLFVLDGDVYKTDEDRRGRINKVLTGGDQNARDNRESILEKICQYNLPDGIKPEKFIHSIINTLPNQENEEFNEIIEVARGIIAEDNEHKFVDEIIQQIGWEPIVGLSKIIDLFSTTPEWDSYVSNIHDWLTGKAPQVLENE, encoded by the coding sequence TTGAAGAATATAAAGGATTTATCCATTTCATTTGAGGGGAAAAATGTCACGGCAATATTAGGTCCAAATGGAAATGGAAAATCTACAATATTGCACGCTATTGCGTGTTGCTTTGAACCACAAAGCGAAGATTCAACCAATTATAAATTCAGCAACTTTTTTTTGCCTCACCCTCACGCTTTGTGGCAAGGAAGCGAATTTGAACTGTTTTATGAATATAGAGATGGAGCAACTCTATATGAAAATCAAAATCAATCTTATACTAAAAGCTCTGATAGATGGGCACCGAAATATGCACGCCGTCCTGAAAGGGATGTCATTTATATAGGGATTGATTCTTGTGTGCCTATGATTGAGTCAGAAAAAAGACTGGTTCGTATGCATTATTCAACCAACCAAATAACCAAACAAATAATCAATACGATACTTGAAAAAGCTTCTATTGTACTTAATAGACAATATACCTCATTTACCGTCAACGAAAATGCTCAGGGTCGAAAGTTTATTGGAGTTACTTCAGAGGGAGTAGAATATACAGCTTTAAGTATGAGTGCTGGTGAGCAAAAAGTTTTTCACATATTAGAAAAAATTTACAAGGCAAAAAATTATACACTTATTCTTGTCGATGAAATTGATCTCCTTTTACATGACTTAGCAGTCTCAAAATTGATAAAAGTCATCAGTGAACGTGCAACATCAAAAAATTTGCAAATAGTTTTTACAACTCACAGAGAGTCAATAATAGATCACAATGATCTTGTAAATATAAGACATATTATAAATAAACCAGCAAAGACATTATGCTTTAATGAATCTAAGCCAGACGCTATCAACCGACTTACAGGGGAAAGAATTCGACCATTAGAAATATATGTCGAAGATGATTTATCTCATACAGCTATACAAAAAATTGCTTCAAAATTAGGATTAAAAAGACATGTTTCCATTAAAAAGTATGGTGCTGCAATTAACTGTTTTACCGTAGCCGCTGGATTACTGTTAAATGGAGAAAGTTGTGAAAATTCTCTTTTTGTTTTAGACGGCGATGTATATAAAACAGATGAAGACAGAAGGGGACGAATCAATAAAGTTTTAACCGGCGGTGATCAAAATGCAAGAGATAACAGAGAGTCAATTTTAGAAAAGATATGTCAATATAATTTACCAGATGGCATTAAGCCAGAAAAATTTATTCATAGCATAATAAATACCCTGCCGAACCAAGAGAACGAAGAATTTAACGAAATAATAGAGGTGGCACGTGGCATAATTGCTGAAGACAATGAACACAAATTTGTAGACGAAATCATCCAACAAATAGGATGGGAACCAATAGTTGGACTATCGAAAATAATTGACTTGTTTTCTACTACACCAGAGTGGGATTCATATGTATCAAATATTCATGATTGGCTTACTGGTAAAGCCCCGCAAGTATTAGAAAATGAATAA